One genomic window of Erinaceus europaeus chromosome 19, mEriEur2.1, whole genome shotgun sequence includes the following:
- the TMEM184C gene encoding transmembrane protein 184C isoform X2: MRGAPTARKQSCPFQSPWSSFSLLRGANLRGKMPCTCTWRNWRQWIRPLAVVVYLVSIVVAVPLCVWELQKLEVGIHTKAWFIAGIFLLLTIPISLWVILQHLVHYTQPELQKPIIRILWMVPIYSLDSWIALKYPSIAIYVDTCRECYEAYVIYNFMGFLTNYLTNRYPNLVLILEAKDQQKHFPPLCCCPPWTMGEVLLFRCKLGVLQYTVVRPFTTIVALICELLGVYDEGNFSFSNAWTYLVIINNMSQLFAMYCLLLFYKVLKEELSPIQPVGKFLCVKLVVFVSFWQAVVIALLVKVGVISEKHTWEWQTVEAVATGLQDFIICIEMFLAAVAHHYTFSYKPYVQEAEEGSCFDSFLAMWDVSDIRDDISEQVRHVGRTVMGHPRKKFFPEDQDQNEHTSLLSSSSQDAISVASSVPPSPAGHYQGFGHTVTPQTTPTTAKLANEIFSDITEDKREPSDKSVAS, translated from the exons ATGCGAGGCGCCCCGACAGCCAGGAAACAGAGCTGCCCGTTCCAGTCTCCCTGGAGCTCCTTCTCCTTGCTCCGCGGAGCCAATCTGCGCGGAAAGATGCCTTGCACCTGTACCTGGAGGAACTGGAGGCAGTGGATTCGACCTTTGGCGGTAGTCGTCTACCTGGTGTCCATAGTGGTGGCGGTGCCCCTGTGCGTGTGGGAGCTGCAGAAACTGgag GTTGGAATACACACTAAGGCTTGGTTCATTGCTGGAATCTTTTTGCTGTTAACTATACCTATATCACTCTGGGTGATATTGCAACACTTAGTACATTATACACAACCTGAACTACAAAAACCAATTATAAG GATTCTCTGGATGGTACCCATATACAGTTTAGATAGT tggaTAGCTTTGAAGTATCCCAGCATCGCCATATATGTGGACACCTGCAGAGAATGTTATGAAGCTTATGTGATTTACAACTTTATGGGATTCCTTACCAATTACCTAACCAACCGGTATCCAAATTTGGTACTAATCCTTGAAGCCAAAGATCAACAAAAACATTTTCCTCCTTTATGTTGCTGCCCACCATGGACTATGGGAGA agtATTGCTGTTTAGGTGCAAACTTGGTGTATTGCAGTATACAGTTGTCAGACCATTCACCACTATTGTTGCTTT GATCTGTGAGCTGCTTGGTGTATATGATGAAGGGAACTTTAGTTTTTCAAATGCTTGGACTTATTTGGTTATAATAAATAATATGTCACAATTG TTTGCCATGTACTGTCTCCTGCTATTTTACAAAGTACTGAAGGAAGAACTGAGTCCAATCCAACCTGTTGGCAAATTTCTTTGTGTAAAGCtagtggtttttgtttctttctg GCAAGCAGTAGTTATTGCTTTGTTGGTAAAAGTTGGCGTTATTTCTGAAAAGCATACGTGGGAATGGCAAACTGTAGAAGCTGTGGCTACAGGACTCCAG GACTTCATTATCTGTATCGAAATGTTCCTCGCGGCTGTAGCTCACCACTACACTTTCTCGTATAAGCCGTATGTCCAAGAAGCAGAAGAGGGCTCGTGCTTTGATTCCTTTCTTGCCATGTGGGATGTTTCAGATATTAGGGATGATATTTCCGAACAAGTAAGACATGTCG GAAGGACAGTCATGGGACATCCTAGGAAAAAATTCTTCCCCGAGGATCAAGATCAAAATGAACATACAAGcttgttatcatcatcatcacaggATGCAATTTCTGTGGCCTCCTCTGTGCCACCTTCACCTGCAGGTCACTACCAAGGATTTGGACACACTGTGACTCCCCAGACCACACCTACGACAGCGAAGCTAGCTAATGAAATATTTAGTGACATTACAGAAGACAAGAGAGAACCTTCAGATAAATCTGTGGCCTCCTGA
- the TMEM184C gene encoding transmembrane protein 184C isoform X3 yields the protein MPCTCTWRNWRQWIRPLAVVVYLVSIVVAVPLCVWELQKLEVGIHTKAWFIAGIFLLLTIPISLWVILQHLVHYTQPELQKPIIRILWMVPIYSLDSWIALKYPSIAIYVDTCRECYEAYVIYNFMGFLTNYLTNRYPNLVLILEAKDQQKHFPPLCCCPPWTMGEVLLFRCKLGVLQYTVVRPFTTIVAFCSIICRICELLGVYDEGNFSFSNAWTYLVIINNMSQLFAMYCLLLFYKVLKEELSPIQPVGKFLCVKLVVFVSFWQAVVIALLVKVGVISEKHTWEWQTVEAVATGLQDFIICIEMFLAAVAHHYTFSYKPYVQEAEEGSCFDSFLAMWDVSDIRDDISEQVRHVGRTVMGHPRKKFFPEDQDQNEHTSLLSSSSQDAISVASSVPPSPAGHYQGFGHTVTPQTTPTTAKLANEIFSDITEDKREPSDKSVAS from the exons ATGCCTTGCACCTGTACCTGGAGGAACTGGAGGCAGTGGATTCGACCTTTGGCGGTAGTCGTCTACCTGGTGTCCATAGTGGTGGCGGTGCCCCTGTGCGTGTGGGAGCTGCAGAAACTGgag GTTGGAATACACACTAAGGCTTGGTTCATTGCTGGAATCTTTTTGCTGTTAACTATACCTATATCACTCTGGGTGATATTGCAACACTTAGTACATTATACACAACCTGAACTACAAAAACCAATTATAAG GATTCTCTGGATGGTACCCATATACAGTTTAGATAGT tggaTAGCTTTGAAGTATCCCAGCATCGCCATATATGTGGACACCTGCAGAGAATGTTATGAAGCTTATGTGATTTACAACTTTATGGGATTCCTTACCAATTACCTAACCAACCGGTATCCAAATTTGGTACTAATCCTTGAAGCCAAAGATCAACAAAAACATTTTCCTCCTTTATGTTGCTGCCCACCATGGACTATGGGAGA agtATTGCTGTTTAGGTGCAAACTTGGTGTATTGCAGTATACAGTTGTCAGACCATTCACCACTATTGTTGCTTT cTGTTCTATCATTTGTAGGATCTGTGAGCTGCTTGGTGTATATGATGAAGGGAACTTTAGTTTTTCAAATGCTTGGACTTATTTGGTTATAATAAATAATATGTCACAATTG TTTGCCATGTACTGTCTCCTGCTATTTTACAAAGTACTGAAGGAAGAACTGAGTCCAATCCAACCTGTTGGCAAATTTCTTTGTGTAAAGCtagtggtttttgtttctttctg GCAAGCAGTAGTTATTGCTTTGTTGGTAAAAGTTGGCGTTATTTCTGAAAAGCATACGTGGGAATGGCAAACTGTAGAAGCTGTGGCTACAGGACTCCAG GACTTCATTATCTGTATCGAAATGTTCCTCGCGGCTGTAGCTCACCACTACACTTTCTCGTATAAGCCGTATGTCCAAGAAGCAGAAGAGGGCTCGTGCTTTGATTCCTTTCTTGCCATGTGGGATGTTTCAGATATTAGGGATGATATTTCCGAACAAGTAAGACATGTCG GAAGGACAGTCATGGGACATCCTAGGAAAAAATTCTTCCCCGAGGATCAAGATCAAAATGAACATACAAGcttgttatcatcatcatcacaggATGCAATTTCTGTGGCCTCCTCTGTGCCACCTTCACCTGCAGGTCACTACCAAGGATTTGGACACACTGTGACTCCCCAGACCACACCTACGACAGCGAAGCTAGCTAATGAAATATTTAGTGACATTACAGAAGACAAGAGAGAACCTTCAGATAAATCTGTGGCCTCCTGA
- the TMEM184C gene encoding transmembrane protein 184C isoform X1 translates to MRGAPTARKQSCPFQSPWSSFSLLRGANLRGKMPCTCTWRNWRQWIRPLAVVVYLVSIVVAVPLCVWELQKLEVGIHTKAWFIAGIFLLLTIPISLWVILQHLVHYTQPELQKPIIRILWMVPIYSLDSWIALKYPSIAIYVDTCRECYEAYVIYNFMGFLTNYLTNRYPNLVLILEAKDQQKHFPPLCCCPPWTMGEVLLFRCKLGVLQYTVVRPFTTIVAFCSIICRICELLGVYDEGNFSFSNAWTYLVIINNMSQLFAMYCLLLFYKVLKEELSPIQPVGKFLCVKLVVFVSFWQAVVIALLVKVGVISEKHTWEWQTVEAVATGLQDFIICIEMFLAAVAHHYTFSYKPYVQEAEEGSCFDSFLAMWDVSDIRDDISEQVRHVGRTVMGHPRKKFFPEDQDQNEHTSLLSSSSQDAISVASSVPPSPAGHYQGFGHTVTPQTTPTTAKLANEIFSDITEDKREPSDKSVAS, encoded by the exons ATGCGAGGCGCCCCGACAGCCAGGAAACAGAGCTGCCCGTTCCAGTCTCCCTGGAGCTCCTTCTCCTTGCTCCGCGGAGCCAATCTGCGCGGAAAGATGCCTTGCACCTGTACCTGGAGGAACTGGAGGCAGTGGATTCGACCTTTGGCGGTAGTCGTCTACCTGGTGTCCATAGTGGTGGCGGTGCCCCTGTGCGTGTGGGAGCTGCAGAAACTGgag GTTGGAATACACACTAAGGCTTGGTTCATTGCTGGAATCTTTTTGCTGTTAACTATACCTATATCACTCTGGGTGATATTGCAACACTTAGTACATTATACACAACCTGAACTACAAAAACCAATTATAAG GATTCTCTGGATGGTACCCATATACAGTTTAGATAGT tggaTAGCTTTGAAGTATCCCAGCATCGCCATATATGTGGACACCTGCAGAGAATGTTATGAAGCTTATGTGATTTACAACTTTATGGGATTCCTTACCAATTACCTAACCAACCGGTATCCAAATTTGGTACTAATCCTTGAAGCCAAAGATCAACAAAAACATTTTCCTCCTTTATGTTGCTGCCCACCATGGACTATGGGAGA agtATTGCTGTTTAGGTGCAAACTTGGTGTATTGCAGTATACAGTTGTCAGACCATTCACCACTATTGTTGCTTT cTGTTCTATCATTTGTAGGATCTGTGAGCTGCTTGGTGTATATGATGAAGGGAACTTTAGTTTTTCAAATGCTTGGACTTATTTGGTTATAATAAATAATATGTCACAATTG TTTGCCATGTACTGTCTCCTGCTATTTTACAAAGTACTGAAGGAAGAACTGAGTCCAATCCAACCTGTTGGCAAATTTCTTTGTGTAAAGCtagtggtttttgtttctttctg GCAAGCAGTAGTTATTGCTTTGTTGGTAAAAGTTGGCGTTATTTCTGAAAAGCATACGTGGGAATGGCAAACTGTAGAAGCTGTGGCTACAGGACTCCAG GACTTCATTATCTGTATCGAAATGTTCCTCGCGGCTGTAGCTCACCACTACACTTTCTCGTATAAGCCGTATGTCCAAGAAGCAGAAGAGGGCTCGTGCTTTGATTCCTTTCTTGCCATGTGGGATGTTTCAGATATTAGGGATGATATTTCCGAACAAGTAAGACATGTCG GAAGGACAGTCATGGGACATCCTAGGAAAAAATTCTTCCCCGAGGATCAAGATCAAAATGAACATACAAGcttgttatcatcatcatcacaggATGCAATTTCTGTGGCCTCCTCTGTGCCACCTTCACCTGCAGGTCACTACCAAGGATTTGGACACACTGTGACTCCCCAGACCACACCTACGACAGCGAAGCTAGCTAATGAAATATTTAGTGACATTACAGAAGACAAGAGAGAACCTTCAGATAAATCTGTGGCCTCCTGA